One genomic window of Bacilli bacterium includes the following:
- a CDS encoding methylated-DNA--[protein]-cysteine S-methyltransferase, whose product GGANNKNPIPIIVPCHRVIGANGDMVGYGGGLSIKRYLLNLEKESDVTP is encoded by the coding sequence GGGGGAGCAAACAACAAAAACCCGATCCCGATTATCGTCCCATGCCATCGCGTGATTGGGGCCAATGGCGATATGGTGGGGTATGGCGGCGGTCTCTCGATCAAAAGGTATTTGCTGAATCTGGAGAAAGAAAGCGATGTGACGCCATGA